A window of Daucus carota subsp. sativus chromosome 2, DH1 v3.0, whole genome shotgun sequence genomic DNA:
TTAGTAAATGTCCATGTTGTTTAGTGCTAAGACTTGCAGCTATCTAAAATTTACTCAATTCATTTCACATATTTTTGTGTGATATAGAATTAGAATAATGATATTGAACTTACCATAAATGTGTCACCAATATTTACGACAAAAGCTTCTGTGTTGGGAAGAATAGACCGCCATTGATTGTCAACATACACCTCAAGGCCCCCAACATCATCTTGATGGAGAATGGTTAGGGATGTAGGATCACAATGAGGTCCAGTTCCTAAAGTTTGATCGGGTTTCTGGCAAGGAGGATAGAAATTCAACCTCATTATTGAGTCGTTTTCTTCAAAAAATTCCCTAAGATACGACGGACCTATACCAAGGCTCATTCCAAGAAGCTCCATGATAACAAGAGACAGATTGCTCATAGCTTCGCAATATTCTTGGCAAATCCTcctaagaaaacaaaaaataaaaattaatatcaaaagATATAGTACTATTGTGCGTCATGTGTTTAGTAGttagagttcaagaatcaagagcatagttaatatattttctGTCAGCAAGAGTCCTACCCAAATTGTCTAAATTCTTCTCCCATTACACTTGAGAAATAATCTTCAACTTTGTAAGCAGATTGTTGATCAGCAGAATATCGAAAAGAAAGTGTTTCTTTCCACGGAAGCTTTGAGGAAAACCTGTTAGTAAAGCTGCTAGCATATCCAGAAACATCACCAGCCTTTTTCTGTGCTCTTTGCTTTTCCAAGAGTGGCAATCCGAAGAAACCGCTAATGTTCTTGTGAGCTTCATTTATAAGTTTTGAATCAATTCCATGATTGACAACTTGGAAAAACCCATGCTTTCGACAGGCTTCATCTACGAGCTTTATGGCATTTGAGATAGCATCAGGCTCGCCAGTGAGGAAGCCTTTCAAGTCAATGGGAGGCACAACAAGTGGAGGTGTCTGTGGCTGATCAGCAGAAGGCTTTTCGTGGTCAGGCCATATGAACTGTGCTGGTATGTTTAATTCATGTTGAAGAAGGGATGCATCGAATACCAATGCTTTTTGTTCATTTTTTGATTCTTTTGTTGGTGAATACCAAGATTTTAGTGTAGGAGATGGCATTGGCATGCTTAAACAGATACTTGATAGAGTGCCAGGAGTCTTATTTATATATAGGTATGTACGTTATAGCTCACAACAGAAAAGTGGTTGGTGGGAATGAAAAAAAGGAGAATCGTATTAATGAAAAGCCAAAGCCGTTTCTTGGGGAATTCGATGAACAAAAGCTGGAATCTTATATAGAATTCACTATCATGTCTTTCTACTCTATCACTCTCATTTAAGTGTCATGACTACGTCGTCTGGTGTTTTGTTTGTCATATAGAGGGTAATACAAAGATTGTAATATGGACATAGGTATCAGGatgcatatatttaaaaagaatgtagttctgtgtgtgtgtgtgtgtgtgtgagtgagagtgagagagaaagagagaattCTCTTTCATGGGATACCTTTATCAGGATTATGTGTTGTCCAGACATGTTTTTGTCTTGGGCCTGTTATAGTTAAAATATCAACTCCAATCACTAGAGCTTTTTTATTGAACATACAACCATAACAAGACCTTTCTCTAGCAGCATAAGCTAGCTGTGACAAGTAAAAAATTGAAACGGTTCACAAGTTCAATTTTGACCGTATACCCCAATAGTCATTTCCGGTTAGCATCTAAGATATCAGAGATTTAAGTTGATATTTATCTCAAGTTGAGCTACCTTGAGATTAACATTTTTACAAAGGTGATTCTAACCATGTCTCTTATTTTCCATTTCTTCAGGAAACAGAAGCATATCTCAGGGTAATAAATTGCAGCACATCTCAGATCACTGTGAAATACTCTAACAAAGTAAGTTATATACCGTCGTTTTGTGTTTATTTTTAGTGGACCATATTCTTTTTaagtatataactataatttTGTGACCTTTTAACTTTTATCTCTAAATGTACTTTTTTCTTCGGGAGAGATTGATAGTGATCTGAGTAACTTATTCTTTGTTTTAAGAGTAAAATTAACTGCATCActtgtttaataatattttgactCTATATAATTAGAGTACAGCAGCTGTCGATAGTCTATCGTTAGTCATGAACAGGGGTATAAAACAGACAGTATTATCCAAAGTCTGATTTGGATCCACCTAAACACATTGATACATGGGATCATATTCAAATTATTATGAACTTCTGGAGACGGAAAAATACCAAACTCAGCAAAGGGCTACAGGATCGAATCATATTTGTTACAAAATCATACTTGAAGCTGGGTATAGTGTGGTCGATTTCCTGGTCCTGGGTATGTACCCTAGGTCCTTAAGATTAGATTATAGCACTGAAATTTTCTACCATTTGTATTATTTTAAGTGTCTCAACAAATTGATCAtatattgttagttttaagcATAATTATCTGATTGCAAGTGATTTATGTTCAACTTGTATTTGATGGATCCAATACAAGTTAATCCAGGTGGGGTTCATATTGGAAATAATTGATATCCAACGTGAATTCGGATGTGATATGAAATGACCAAACCTGTGTAAGCTCACGTCAACCGCTCTATTTGATTAACTTTTCACTAGTCACTAAATTAAAAACGTTAATCCTCAGAAACCAGGATCACTCTGTAGTTACTGTCCTCCCAAATGTTGCTTTATCTGGCATATACTATTTTGCAAGAACCCTTAGAAGGATGGCCTCCTATCATCTCCACGTATAAACAATACACAAACATCATCCAAATAGACAATGGCAGAAGAAGCCCCCGTATTGAAATTTTCTTAGACTTTCTATAGCCTGCAGGAGCAGAATTCGCCCATATCATAGTTAGTTTTAGATTgataatcacacaatcttcatTTCATTGGAAAAGATTGTCGTAAATTAGACTGTAATATCCCATGTTACACTGTAATATTCCATGTTACCCTGCACCACTAAAGAAAGATATTGTTGTTTTCTTAAACAAAAGAGTTAAAGAATCTGAGGGAAATAAGAAATATCACAAGCTTATTACTAGTTTAAGTAGGACAAGTTAAGTGATTATCATTAAGTAGTGACCAACTTACCACCATTTAACTTGCTTGCATTTTCTAGATTAGAGTGATGTAAACCCCTGCAAAGTGACAAAGCGTATTCTTAATATATACAGGCAAGAGAAGTAAGTTGAGTTAATCCAAGCTAGATCGATACTGAAATATTTGTACATGCAAAACGTGAAATATAACAGTGTGTCATGGTGAGTGTGGGTGATTTGGATGGATTACACTGGACTATTGCTTGAATTTACGTGAATTAGGTGTTACTTATTAAGACAAGATAGCAGTGATGTTGgaagttatttatatttgttgtgATAGTAACATTCTTGGTCGGCTCAGTGAGTCAGTGACACTAACTTGATAAGTTTGAGTTTGGAAACCCTTTTTTTGTATCAGGTTTCACTATTCAAGATTGGGAAATGTATGTGTGCGCACTTGAACAGACGTCTGTCTTTCTTTCTACACGGAACAGGTGCGTGTAAAAGATTTTAGCAAAGTCTGTTTTTCTTTTTACACGAAACAGAAACGTGTTAAGGGTTTTAGCGACTGAGAATAATAGCCTGAATTAGCACTATTTGTTAGCAACGTTGTTATGTCCTGCAATGCAGTGACTTATTATACGGATGGCTCAACATGACTAATGTCTGGGGGCAACCAACCATGGATATACAAGGACGATCACCCTATCAGTTTGATAAGAATCTGTGTCAGCTGTCTTTGAATTCTTGCGAAAAAGTATCACTCATCGGAAGAAATTTAACAATGCAATTTGACAGTTGCGGTCTATAATAAGTCCTTGAAACATAAGAGACAAGAAGTTTGAAAGTAGGAGGGAAAAAAGAAGTAAATAT
This region includes:
- the LOC108209173 gene encoding gibberellin 20 oxidase 1 — protein: MPMPSPTLKSWYSPTKESKNEQKALVFDASLLQHELNIPAQFIWPDHEKPSADQPQTPPLVVPPIDLKGFLTGEPDAISNAIKLVDEACRKHGFFQVVNHGIDSKLINEAHKNISGFFGLPLLEKQRAQKKAGDVSGYASSFTNRFSSKLPWKETLSFRYSADQQSAYKVEDYFSSVMGEEFRQFGRICQEYCEAMSNLSLVIMELLGMSLGIGPSYLREFFEENDSIMRLNFYPPCQKPDQTLGTGPHCDPTSLTILHQDDVGGLEVYVDNQWRSILPNTEAFVVNIGDTFMALSNGIYKSCLHRAVVNNRTPRKSLAFFLSPKMDKVVRSPEALIKMDGARNFPDFTWSTFLEFTQKHYRSDMNTLEAFADWLKLRNK